In Nocardioides luti, the DNA window GTCGGAGGTGATGGGCCCGGGCGTCTCGCAGGAGGCGGGGGAGACCCAGGACGGCCTGCACGTGTGGGAGGACCACTTCCTCCCCGAGGTCATCGACCCGGTCACCCACGAGGTGCTGCCCGACGGCGAGGAGGGTGAGCTGGTGTTCACCTCGCTCACCAAGCAGGCGATGCCCGTCGTCCGCTACCGGACGCGCGACCTGACCCGGCTGCTCCCCGGGACGGCGTACCCCGCCTTCCGCAGGATGCAGAAGGTCACCGGCCGCACCGACGACATGATGATCGTGCGCGGGGTGAACGTCTTCCCGACCCAGGTCGAGGAGCAGATCCTCGCGGTCGAGGGGCTCGCCCCGCACTACCTCTGCGTGCTGACCCGTCCCGGCAACCTCGACGAGCTCACCGTGCAGGTCGAGGCCGCGGAGGCGTCGTACGACGCCGGGCGCGCCGACCTGCTGGGCGCCGAGCTCGCCGGGCGGGTCAAGAGCCGGATCGGGGTCACCGCCCGCGTCGAGGTGCTGGCACCGCACGCCCTCGAGCGCTCGCTCGGCAAGGCGAAGCGGATCAGCGACCGGCGCTGAGGCACCCGGCCGCCCGCGTCAGCGCGGGAAGATCTCGGGCAGCTCGGACGCGCGGCCGGTGAACTCCGGCGTGCGCTTCTCCTTGAAGGCCGCGACGCCCTCCTTGCCGTCGCCGATCGACGTGTGGAACATCGCCAGCGAGTCGGAGAGGTGGGCGTCGAGCGGCTCGGGCGCCGCGCCGTTGCGGTAGAGCAGCTGCTTGGCCAGCGCCAGGGCCACGGGGGAGCGGTCCACGACGAAGGAGCGCGCCAGCTCCAGGGCCGCGGGCAGCAGGTCGTCGGGCTCGTGGACCGAGCGGACCAGCCGGCCGGTCAGCGCCTGCTCGGCGGTGAGGATGTCGGCGGCGTACACCCACTCCAGCGCCTGCTGGATCCCGACGATGCGCGGCAGGAACCACGACGAGCAGGCCTCGGGCACGATGCCGAGACGGCCGAAGACGAAGCCGATCCGGGCCTTGGTCGACGCCATCCGGATGTCCATCGCGAGCGTCATGGTGGCGCCGATGCCGACCGCCGCGCCGTTGATCGCGCCGATGACGGGCTTGGGCAGCGCGTGGATCGCCAGGGTGACCCGGCCGCCGGTGTCGCGGAGGGCCGAGTGGAACGGCTCCTCGGTGAGGTGGTCGCGCAGGTCCTCGGGCGTCGGGCTGAGCGACTCGTCGAGACCGAAGACGTTGCCCTCGGCCGACAGGTCCATGCCGGCGCAGAACGCCCGCCCGGACCCGGTGACCACGACGGCCCGGACCGCGTCGTCGCGCGCGTCGGTGAGGAAGACCCGCTCCAGCTCGCGGGCCATCGTGAGGTCGAAGGCGTTGAGCGCGTCGGGGCGGTTCAGGGTCAGCGTGGCGATGCCGTCGGCGTCGACCGACCAGTCCAGGGTCTCGTAGGTCATGCGCCGATCCTCTCCGATCACCCGGTGGCGCCCTTCGGCAGGCCCGTGGGGGTGCAGAGGCTCTTCGGGATGTCGGCCGTCTGGTCCTTGATGATGTAGCCGAACATCTGCTTGCTGCGGGTCGGGTCCCAGTGCACGGCCAGGTCGGCGATCGGGACGACGCAGCTCAGGCCGTTGTCCCCGTTGACGTGCGTCATCGCGGAGGCCCACTGGCCGGCCCGGAGCACCGAGGTGCCCTCGCCGAAGGCGAAGAAGTCCGGGACCGCGGTGAGCAGGTTCCAGTAGCGGAACGGGTTGAGGAACGTCCACGGCGAGACGACCTTCTTGCCGACCGCGGCCACGACCTCCCGCTGGTGCTTGACCCGGTCGATGTCGCCGATGTTCGAGGTGTGCCGCGAGCGGGCGTAGCCCAGCGCGGTGGCGCCGTCGGCCTCCTGGCAGCCCTTCTTGATGTCGAGCTTGGCCAGCTTGTCCTGCATGTCGGTGGTGGGGCAGATGGTGATGCCGCCGACCGCGTCGACGACGCCGGCCAGCCCGCCGAGGCCGATCTCCACGTAGTCGTCGATCCGGATGCCGGTGTTGCTCTCGACGGTGCGCACGAGCAGCTTGGCGCCGCCGTACGCGAAGGCCGCGTTGATCTTGGTCGTGCCGTGGCCCGGGATGTCGACGAGCGAGTCGCGCGGGATCGACATGAGCAGGTTCGGGCCCGAGCCGGTGTGCAGGATCAGGATCGTGTCCGTGCGCTGGCCCTGGGCGTTGCCGGTGCCGAGGCGCTTGCGCTCGGCGGGGCTGAGGCCGGCCCGCGAGTCGCTGCCGACCAGGAGGTACGTCGTGCCCGGCTGGTCGTCGGGGCGGTTGCCGCTCGGCTCCCACGGGACCTTGTTGACGTTGTGCCAGGCGTAGATCGGCACGAAGACCAGGTAAACGAGGTAGAGCAGGACCAGCAGGAAGATCCACCGGAGCCGGAAGCGCGGGCGGCGGAACCCACGGCCGGTGCGGCCGGTCGAGCCCGGCGGGGGAGCGGCCGGGGGCGGTGTGGGACGGGTCGCGGGGCGCGGCGGCTGCTGCCCACGCGGGGTGTCGCGGGGGACCGCGGGCATCATCCGGGTCTCGTCGGGGCGCGGCTGGCGCGGCACCGCGCGGGTCGCGTCGTCGTTGCCGGGGGCGGGCGCGCCACCCTTGCCGTAGAGCCAGTTGTACTCGGGCGTCCCCTTCTCGGGGCCGCCGTTTCCCCGGGGACCGTCAGCCATGCCCGGAACGCTACCGTGCCCCCATGTGCCCGGAGCCGAACGCCGTCCCGCCGTCGTACGCCCGCGTGTCGCTGGCCGTCATCACCTCCACGCGTGAGGCGAACCTGCTCGGCAACGTGCACGGCGGCGAGATCATGAAGCTGGCCGACTCCACGGCCGGCGCGGTCGCCCAGCGGCACAGCGGTGGCCCCGCCGTGACCGCCGCGATGGACGAGATGGCCTTCCTCGAGCCGGTGCACGTGGGCGACATCGTGCGCACCTTCGCCCAGGTCAACTGGACCGGACGCTCCTCCATGGAGATCGGGGTGCGGATCGAGACCCAGCCCTGGAACGACCCCTCGCAGGTCTCGCTGCACGTGGCC includes these proteins:
- a CDS encoding crotonase/enoyl-CoA hydratase family protein, which codes for MTYETLDWSVDADGIATLTLNRPDALNAFDLTMARELERVFLTDARDDAVRAVVVTGSGRAFCAGMDLSAEGNVFGLDESLSPTPEDLRDHLTEEPFHSALRDTGGRVTLAIHALPKPVIGAINGAAVGIGATMTLAMDIRMASTKARIGFVFGRLGIVPEACSSWFLPRIVGIQQALEWVYAADILTAEQALTGRLVRSVHEPDDLLPAALELARSFVVDRSPVALALAKQLLYRNGAAPEPLDAHLSDSLAMFHTSIGDGKEGVAAFKEKRTPEFTGRASELPEIFPR
- a CDS encoding LCP family protein, whose amino-acid sequence is MADGPRGNGGPEKGTPEYNWLYGKGGAPAPGNDDATRAVPRQPRPDETRMMPAVPRDTPRGQQPPRPATRPTPPPAAPPPGSTGRTGRGFRRPRFRLRWIFLLVLLYLVYLVFVPIYAWHNVNKVPWEPSGNRPDDQPGTTYLLVGSDSRAGLSPAERKRLGTGNAQGQRTDTILILHTGSGPNLLMSIPRDSLVDIPGHGTTKINAAFAYGGAKLLVRTVESNTGIRIDDYVEIGLGGLAGVVDAVGGITICPTTDMQDKLAKLDIKKGCQEADGATALGYARSRHTSNIGDIDRVKHQREVVAAVGKKVVSPWTFLNPFRYWNLLTAVPDFFAFGEGTSVLRAGQWASAMTHVNGDNGLSCVVPIADLAVHWDPTRSKQMFGYIIKDQTADIPKSLCTPTGLPKGATG
- a CDS encoding acyl-CoA thioesterase, whose product is MCPEPNAVPPSYARVSLAVITSTREANLLGNVHGGEIMKLADSTAGAVAQRHSGGPAVTAAMDEMAFLEPVHVGDIVRTFAQVNWTGRSSMEIGVRIETQPWNDPSQVSLHVASAYFVFVAIDAEGRSRPIPQLHPETPDEVRRMREAEIRRSHRLAKKQEIEVGREGS